The region TCAGGAGTACATCGATGTCGGGGCGCTCGAACAATTGGTGGCTTCGTCTGATGGGGATATCACTGTCCAGTTCACCGTCGAAGGAATCCGGCTCGATGTGTCACCAGAGGGTGTGGACGTCCTCGTCGAGGCTCATTCTGGAACCCCTGAAGAGTAGCGGTCCCCGTTCTGAGTACCTAGTTCCTTCCTGAAAGCCCTCGGCCGCTCGACGTCCCGCGACCGCCGCTGCGCGCCTCGTGCCTGCGGTGCTTGCGGGGTCGGGGGACGGCCGAGACGGCCTCGCCCTTTCTGAGTCCACCAGGACAGTGGAAAGCCCACCGAGCGACGTAGCCGGCTGAACAGGGGCGTACGTGACGGCCCGCCCCGCTCGCCGCTGCCGCCCTCCGCGTCGCTCGCGACCAGAGATGTGTCAAAATACAATCGTTATAACTTTAACCCGGGAAGGCTGAATTGCTTAGCAAGGAGAATCAGGGAGCAGATTCCCATCTCGTTCCCACTGCGTTCACAAGCCGAAAAAGGGGTCAAAATGCCACAAGAAATCGTCTTTGAGGAAGAAAGGCGCGAATACGTCCTTGATGCACTCAATAGAGGTGTTGATGACGAAGGGTTCGTCGTCGATTCCGAGGGAGAGCGAGTTTTAGCCACTGACGGAGAACCGATCAAAGCAGAGGATATTGGATATATCGGGCACGGATCTACCGACTTCGTTCGCGACGATATCTCTCAAATTCGAGAATATCTCCACGAATCGGACTAATCTGAATGTGCAGCTGGGACAATTTTCTGGAGAATCTCTTCTCAGGTAGCGATAACAGTAATGACACAGAGAATGGAGATGAGGACCAATCCCCAATAGCCGATGACGACTCTCCGTACAAGTACTCAACTGGAGAAACACTTGACGCGGATCAATCGCCAGAAAGGCCGGAAGATCTTCCGGATCAATCGCAGTATGATGTCGTCGCTATCGCAGCACTAGACGACGGTCGGATTTTTGAAATCGATACAGTAAACGAGCGAGAAGTCCTGTTCATTGATCCCAAAAACGCAGGTGCGGCGCGTCAATCCGACGCCAAGGCTGCCATCCGAGATGGTAAAGAACAGACGGGTGGACTATCGCCGCCGGAGTCACATCCACTTATCGCGGCATATCACGGAGGGGGTGAAGAATATATGGACTCACTCGAGGAGTTCTACGAACGAAAGGTTCCTACCCGCTTCGTGGAAATGATCAAAGACGCTGCGCTATTACGCTATGCCGAGACCTACGACAATCTCTCACTCTTAGACGTCCGCGAGCGGAAGGCAGAGATGACTAAATATGGTGATGAAGCTTTAAACGCTGCTTCATTCTGCTCAGCAGGATTCTTCGACTTTAACGGCCTGTTCCAAGAAAAATACCGAGAGCGTGTTCTCAACGGTTCGGACACAGAAGACGATTATCGTGATGCCTTCATCCAGACTGTCCGAGCGGCCCCTTTCGTCGTATTTGTAAAAAGCGACCAACAAGGGGCCTATTACACAGATGACGAACTGGAACCGTACGAACAAGTCTACGACGATGCCCTCCAGAAGTCTCGACACATCGATGAGTATACTTGGGACTTCGAGTACATGCAAATTCGAGGTACTGGGCCCAGTACACATCCCACTGTTAGAGAGACCTGCCGATATTTTAGGGATAATCACGAGAACCTGGATTACAGCCTTGAAGAAGAAGAACGTGATCTTGTATTCAAATTCGATCCGGAAACGCTCTAACACATAATGTCGTATCTTCGAGATGCACTTCAGATTATTAATGACGATACACCGGTCTTTGCCTTTCTGCCGGTGGCCAACGTCACCTATCTACTCATTCTCGAATACGAAACGAAAGTGTTCGTGGGAGGACTTATTGTAACATTCCTCTCGGCATTTCTCTATTTGCTTATTGATCAGGACCCAACGTATGATGACTATACAAATGGAGTAAGAGCCATTTTCGTAATCTGGCTTATTCTCTATGCCGAGAGCATCCGCAGGCTCTTCTTAGAATTTGAACACAATCTCGTTTTCCCAGAGATTCTTGTTTTCATCTCCACGACATTCATTAGTCTAGTCGTTTGTGATAAAATCCTCAAAGATAGGCTAGATGATTATTCTGGAGTGATTTGACATCACGGCCCAAGAGAGGTGTTTTTGAGCGCCTGCAAAGGGTGCAGGCGCAGTCGGTCATGCCTGCACAACACAGGTGATTCCAGATGCTATACCACCAACAGCGACAGGTGAATCCGAAGCCGGAGGCGCGATGACCGATGTCGGTTGAATTGGACGAGATCAAGCAGGCCGAAGCTGAACTGGAGGAGTGGCTAGTCGAACAGGCCGAGAACGGTGTTGCGGAAATCGTCCTGATCGGGCTTCTTCGGGACTACGCGGACGACATCGAACACCTCGGTTACGTGCCGCGAATGTGGGGCGAGTCAGAGCAATGAGGCGAACCAACACCTTCGAGGTCGTCCCGCAATCGGAGCGGGCCGACACCGTCCTTCGACGCCTCCTCGATGCGTCAGCGAGCCTCTGGAACCAGTTGACGTATGCGCGCCGACAGCAGTTCTTCGCCGGCGAGAGCGTCTGGGATTGTGAGAACTACTACGACGAGTACGTCGACATCTTGGGGTCAGCAACGACACAGCAGATCACCCGCGTCAACGACGCCGCTTGGCGGTCGTTCTTCGAGACGGTCGAGGAGGCCGACCAGGAGGTCAGCCCGCCGGGCTACTGGGGAAACCGAGACGACGGGCGCGACCTGCGGACCTACATCCGCAACGACACCTACACGACCTCTTGGGGCGAGCGCTCCCGGCTCGAAGTTCCCATCGGCAGCCAGCTCAAAGACGAGTACGGCTTCGATCGGTTTGAACGGCTCCGGGTTGCTGTCCGGGGGGAGCCACACTGGCAGGGCGAGCAGGGCCGTCTCCACCTCACCTACGACGACGTCGACGAGACGTATCGGGCCCACCAACCGGTGACGGTGCCCGAGACTGAGCAGGCGACGCCGACGGGGACGGACGTCGCCGCGCTCGATATCGGCGCGAATGTCCTCGTGGCGTGTACGACGTCGGCAGGTAACCAGTACTGGTACAGCGGCCAGGAGCCGTTCCGGCAGTTCCGCGAAACCACCGAGCGCATCGCCGACGCTAAAGCGAAGCTGCCGGATGGACAGGAGACCAGCAATCGAATTCAGCGGCTCTATCGGAAGCGGTCCCGCCGGCGCGACCACGCCGTAAACGCGCTCCTTCGTGATCTGGTCGAGCGACTCCACGACGACGGCGTCGAAACCATCTACCACGGCGATCTCACCGGCGTTCTCGGCGAGTACTGGTCCGTCGAGGCGAACCTCAAAGCGCGTACCTTCTGGGCGCATCGACAGTGTCTCGACCAGCTCGCGAA is a window of Halobacterium hubeiense DNA encoding:
- a CDS encoding HalOD1 output domain-containing protein, with amino-acid sequence MHSPSTGRSGGPNDLLLEIVETLEACGLEDDSYQLQEYIDVGALEQLVASSDGDITVQFTVEGIRLDVSPEGVDVLVEAHSGTPEE
- a CDS encoding IS200/IS605 family transposase, giving the protein MRRTNTFEVVPQSERADTVLRRLLDASASLWNQLTYARRQQFFAGESVWDCENYYDEYVDILGSATTQQITRVNDAAWRSFFETVEEADQEVSPPGYWGNRDDGRDLRTYIRNDTYTTSWGERSRLEVPIGSQLKDEYGFDRFERLRVAVRGEPHWQGEQGRLHLTYDDVDETYRAHQPVTVPETEQATPTGTDVAALDIGANVLVACTTSAGNQYWYSGQEPFRQFRETTERIADAKAKLPDGQETSNRIQRLYRKRSRRRDHAVNALLRDLVERLHDDGVETIYHGDLTGVLGEYWSVEANLKARTFWAHRQCLDQLANVCEEYGIEVASLSEAWTSQTCPECGERERTRRHRETLRCPCGFEGHADLVASRTLVEQATNTAVRPTARPVRFQWDDHQWYPVEGDAVEPNE